TGCAGATAAACTGACGTTCCCGGACATCGACAGCGTTAGTTTGTCGACAATTGACCGAGTTCTGAAGCATAAGAATATAGCCTTGAAAAAGGTCTTTCGAGTTCCGTTCCAAAGGAACGCCGACGTGTTGAAGGAGGCGAGGTACAGGTACGTACAGGTAAGGATTTCCAGCAAAATGTTGCATCTTCATTTCGCCCTGCAACTACATCGAGTCATTTGCTCCACGAATTTGCGGATTGGCAGGAAATAATGGAACTCGAGAGCAGCGGTAAAAATCTCCAGTTCATCTTTGTGGACGAGGCGGGCTTCAATCTAGCGAAGGTCACCAGAAAAGGGAAGCGATTCATCGGGCAGAGGGCCACCGTGACGGCGCCGGACCAGCGGGGAGCCAATATCACCATGTGTGCCGCCATCGCCGACGACGGGGTCCTCTGCCACAGCGCTATCATTGGGCCCCTCGACACGGAGCGCCTCGTCGTCTTCCTCGATTCCCTCCTGCGCAGGCTGATTCCCCCCGGAGAAGGCGAGCCGTCGGGGCCCGGCGCGCCGTCGTACGTCATCGTTTGGGACAACGTCGCCTTCCACCGCTCCGACCCGGTCAACCGGTGGTTTGCCGAGCGGCCCCGGACGGCGATGCACTTCCTGCCCGCGTGCTCCCCTTTCCTCAGTCCCATTGAGGAGTTCTTCTCGGCGTGGAGATGGCAGGTGTTGGATTGCCATTCTCATCGAGGCATGTCCCTGTTGGACGCCATGAATGCCAGTTGTCGGGCCATAAACGCGGAAAGCTGTCAGGGATGGATCCGACGGGCAAGGAGATTCTTTCCCCAGTGCGTCGCGAGAGAGGACATCCAATGTGACGTGGATGAAAACCTGTGGCCCAACGAGAAGGAGCTGGTGGACTAGCAACGGGTTCGTTAGGCccgttggatttttttctgcctCGCAAAAGTGCTCCTTTGTGCACATTTTGGGTGAGAGCGCTCGCCTCGGGTTGCTCCTCACTGATTGGTGACCCAAGAGCcacattccatccatcaatcatgTCAATAAAGATGGCCTCACAAATGATTTGTGCAAGTATTTAACTGCTCTTATTAGGACACGTTTTGTCATGCTGTCTCTTTGACCTCGATAGTTTTGGGGATTTATAGTTCACTACTTTGAGTTCGGTCAGAATCTATGTTTTGTTTGAGCGTCAAGTCGGTCTCCATTccgaaaaacattttcatttgtaataaAATCTCAAATTAGCAGCGGGCACTGTTTTTCTACCGATCACTCCAAACCACGCAATTCTCAAGAATTCTAGAAAATGAGGTGGTTCCGTTCTCACGACAGAATGCCCAAttcggattttttttcaaatattttttttaatgtagtctttcacttaaaaaaaaaaaaaaaaaaaatccctaaggACTGCACGCGACCAAAGGTCACACCCTCgttcacaaaaaaaggacatacATGATGCACAAACGGAGCCaatgttttctcattttccaAAGCGTGTCCTTTTATGCCACTGGCTATTTTCTGCTCCTTTCGTGGTCGTTTTTGTGGCCTCTTTTGTGGAAGTGTTGTGACCTGTCGCTTGTTGATGGCGTATGAGTCCGGCGCATCTGCGTCTGATTTATATCCACCTGTATTATTTGGTTAACAACgagtttcctctttttttttttttgggggggggggttgtctctGGATTATTTCGATGGACAATGCTAATTAAAGTATGACACGAATGTATCCTACATCTGCCAGTAATGACTCAACACACGCAAGAGTATCACAtccaacaaaatgtatttaaacatCAAAATGTTCTAACACACAGACGGCGTGACTAAGAGTCCCACTACAGCTGAAAACTACAACTTACCTtgtactgttctcttcatgtgttttactttcAAAGTGCTAACACGAATAAACAGTcagccaaactccttttcaagagccaggaagtgagcgtgcttgctcctttaatgacttcttaacaagtcaagtcgggtgacacaatgaaaatggagtgaaactagaaaaagaaatacaaaacatactaaatagactgcaatgtcaaatcagtatggagtaGCAACCTATTCCATTAGTATATGAatgaaacattcacattcagtaagtctaagcacaaacagcaacagcattctagtgGAAGTGAGTAGCAGATACACATTCTGCTGCGAGCGATctcatgagaatgaacacaacatgtaaagttactaaatcagtgcagctcacaaatatgcacgaagatactgttaaagttacgaacaatacttctgaaacatgtaaagaacataaattactcacagccattgctttctgacggattcatgcacaggaataagctgatttcaacTTGCTACGTCTTTCCACCGTTGacatgcttgttttgttttttcgtttttttttttttttttttaccgttttgcTCACcgcttcctacttcctgtattctacagtttcaaaataaaagctcagcaatgcactctcaaaattaacaacgcaaacagatcttttctaataaaatcgatcttcttaacatattaaacacttggggcagaacatACCTTAAGGACCGCAGAAACCCATTGAAAGGCGTCGCTCCATCTCGATCCACCCCGACCCCGAAAAACTTTTAGGGACCGTGGTCATCGGCTCCTTCCTAGCCTGAAAACTAGACTAGGTTACCGCGTTAACAATGTTTCTTTCACTGCGGTATAGTTGAATAACAGGGTTTCACGACGACCACGTGAATTTTGCTGTTGTTGATTTGCGGCTTCGTCACTGTGGCAATCATTTTGTCCCAATGGATTTGCCGTAGAAATATCAGCTATCAGCAGTTAACGTCACCAAACGCTTTTCACTATATTGTCATTTGTACTGAACGTACTGAAGCCTCGACACTGGACGCCCGTCGCTACTTTAATGCAGTACAACgtgatttattatttcttttttggggggcgcaCATTGAGGTTTCTTGAGCCAATTTAGCTTACTTTAGCCTAGCCTAGTTGCGCTTCTCCCCGCATCTGTTAACGACGCAGAGATCTTGCGTGAGTGTAACTTGGgattgtgtgaaaatgtgtaaagTGGAGATGCTGAGAGCTTTGCTCAATGCGCGACTCAGTGCGGCACTGGACGAAATATTTGCGCTGTTTGAAAGAACGCTAGCGGAGTACGAGGACGAACTTTGTCGAACGAAAGACGAGAACGAGCGACAACGTCGACTACTGGACGCTGTTTTCGTGTCTCAGGACGAAGCTCACGGACCAGGTTTGTCCGATAGCTTATCTGCTTTctgtttattataattatttagaGTTGATCTCTTTTTGTCAACTGAAGACTTTGAAGTGGAACATCCGGGCATTGTATGTCGTAACATCGAGCCATCCAGAAAATAATGCCGACTCatagctgtggcgacccctaacgggacaagccgaaaggaaaacgaGAAGATAGTCATGGAACACAGTGAGATGAGGGGAAAATGAAACCAATGGGGTTCTTATTAATTCGAATTGGTCAAACAACTTGGTTATAGATGAGAGGATGTCCTGTGGTGGCGTGAGGGACGTCGGTATCGGGATACAAAATGACCTTCATAGAGATATGCAATCACCACCGATTCCTACAACTGCAGCTGCGATACTTCGATTCTAACGAAAACGCTTAAGACCGATCCCCCTCCTCATTATTGCAATGCTAACGTATCCGATCGGGTCTCATTTTCTGCAGATAGGCAAACTAAAGTGATTCGGACTCCaagtatgaaaaaataaaaatatttgggaGATCCCTACgttgacatttatttattgtaccaCTTAGCTTCACTAGAGataatcccagctatcttcgggtgggAGGGGGCGTagacccggaactggtcgccggccaatcacagggcacctatGATCAAACATGTCCACTCACGTTCACGTTGACAAGCAATTTTAGAGTCTTGACTCAACGTAGCATTCATGCTTTTTTTGGAGaggcgggaggaaaccggagtacccggagaatgtgcaaactccgcacaggcgaggctggatttgaacctgcaaCTTCAGAAGCGCGAGGCTGATAtactcaccgtgccgcctcccgtgtaaacattttaacaatGAATAGAGTCACGCGGGACTAATAAAATGATCGGCCGATTTCCAACCACCGGTTTGAATCAGGATAACCTTGTCCCCAACTTGAAGCTTCATTTTgccaaacaaagcaaatttgtcttttttttttttttttccaacagacATCCACGAGGAATATCTTTATTCGGAGCACCCGACGCCAGAGCTGCCTCATAttaaggaggaagaggagccgGAGACCTTCCAcgtgaaagaggaagaggaggaggctgaTATCGTCACGTTCCAGTGTACCGGCGCCCCCTCGGAGAGTCAAGCTGAAGACAAAGGCCAGTGTGAGGAGTACAGAGGAATGGCGCCTcctagcagcagcagcagcagcagcaacaacagctCAAGTCAGGACATGACAGCAGAAGGCCACGGTGACCAGCGTGGAGGACCGCGAGCAGACGGACTCTTAGCGCCGCTCTCGGATAGCGACGACGTACGGTCACACTCCGCTGACACTGACGGTGAACGCTCCAAAGATGAGATGAGACGGCACACTTACAACAAGCGTGTGAAATGTTCCCAGTGCGACAATACTTTTTTCAACAAGTCATCGTTGAAAAGACACATGACGACCCACACCGGGGTCAAACCTTTTGCCTGTTCAGTTTGCGGTAAAAGGTTCCGGATAAAGGGAGATTtaaaaatccacacaagaatacacactggagagaaaccctttGCCTGTTCGTTTTGCGATAAAGAGTTCACACAGAAGGGACATTTACGATCGcacatgagaacgcacactggagagaaaccttttgcctgttcATTCTGCAACTTAAGCTTCAGTCAGCGTTCGTCGTTGGTCCCACACATGAGGACGCACACTGGGGAAAAACCTTATTCCTGCTCAACTTGCGGTAAAAGTTTCTCTCTCCATGTCAACTTAGTAAGACACAGAAGCACACACGCTGACGAGAAAGCATTTAGTTGCAGAGCATGTGACGAACAATTCTCGACTGTGTCCGAGTTGGACAAACATACGTGCTGATGACGGCCGGCCTATAAAGCGGCAGAACTTTACTATGAAGGAAACCTGTCCTGGCGCGCATTTACAGGCTGTTTTGGTTTGCCTTTTGCACCCCATTGTGCCGCGAATGGCTTGATCTATGCAGGGCAGCCAAGTCTCAATTTGGAGTGCAGTTTCATGTTCTGCCACATGGGGGGCAGCGCTGAGCTCCTTTGGATGGAAATGCGCCATTGAAGTATTCGCACTAAGCAGATAGAATATGTGCctgtaaataatgtttgttttgggtGAACATATAAGTGATATACATGTGtcaatcttttttgttttatgtgataCAGTTCTGTGTGTGTTAAGTTGCAGTTTGAAGGTTTGGGGTTGTCATAACGTGAATGCACAACTGTTTGTCCATCCATGACGTTTCACACGTGTTAGCATTTAGCAAGCGGACTTCCATGATACAAAATTACATGATTTGGTTGAGCATTTTGGCGCTTAAATACTCTTGTTTTTATGTGTCAGTGTTACAGTAAGCTTCAACTGGGAGTTAGAAATAAACAACTTGAAGTGAGCACGCTCtgcctcttattttgaaaacaagcaCCCACACGCTCACCCCGATTAAAGGCACACGCGTGTACGCAGACAACATCTAGCGTACGTGACCCGTCCTAACATGAGTTttagaagtgattttttttcttctttcttaaTGTTGTCTTTGTCACTGCTTTTCACCCTATCATGGGGGAGTCCCCGTACTGTATTCTCACAAACTTTCAATGAGACAAGTTGTTGTCACGTTCTCTGAGTCAGCACCGTGACGCACCTCCCGAAGAATAACAACGTACGGGAACCCAAATGCCCAGGacaacatgttttatttttgtattctcACGTTACGCGTTACAATCTTCATAACTGTTCCGTCAAGTGATGTGTAGATGCTTTGATCTAGTCAGAAAGGAGCTGAAATTACAGATGAAACATTAACAGCAGGATGTCTTTATAATGTAGCTTCGATATCGAAAAAGTAAGATGCTTTTGATGTTTCAAATATATTTCGTTTTGCATTTCAAGCTAAAATACTGCACTAAGTTACCAGTGTTATCGGGATACTAGTGGttgaagttgattctgattctggttcctGATTGGACTCATTAAGAAAGAAACAAATTAGAGACTGCGCCTGCCTTAGAAGGTCTGAAATTGTCTGAAGATACAACGATGGCACCAAAGCTTTGCTGTTGTCACAATGAAGTTACTCAATTTGCGTCAACGTAGTTCCTTGGCAATAAGACGGCACCCAAAAATTGCTTTTATTGGTATGGCCTGAGTACAAAACATTGAGTGGTTGAGTTTTCCCCAACAAAGAATGGACTgtagtctgcaaaaaaaaatgcaactagGCAAATGCCAAAAGCCAAATATCCAGCGTTGCGCTGTGCGGTACTTTCCAGTCTTACTGTAAATACTAAAAACTTTCCGAGCTTCATAGTTGCACTTGCTTTAAACTTCGGCAGCTTCATTGGCCGCTGCTCTTCTCGCCAGCACACTTATGTTTGACCATTTGGTACTTGTAAGAGAATTGTCCATCACACACGGTGCAACTAAATGGCTTCTCCCCAGTGTGCATTCTTCTGTGCGTCGTCAAATTGCGACTTTGTGCAAATCTCCTTCCACAAACCGAGCAGGAATAGGGCTTCTCCccagtgtgcgttctcatgtgtAGCGCCAATCCCGAACGTTCACTGAAACTGACGTTGCAgactgagcaggcaaaaggtttttctcccgtgtgcgtTTTCGTGTGTATGTTCAGATGCGCCTTACGAGCAAATCTTTTACTGCAAAGTGAGCAGGCGAAAGGTTTCTCGCCGGTGTGCGTTCTCACGTGAACGTTCAAAGGTCCCTTGCGTGCAAATCGTTTTGCACAAACGAGGCAAGCAAACGGTTTTTCTCCGGTatgcgttcttgtgtgtgtaATTAAATTGCAACGCCTGCGGAAACTTAAGGAGCAAACCGAGCAGGCAAACGTTTTACCCTCAGCCTTCTCAGCAAATCTTTTCCCACAATCAGAGTCACTTAATGCGTGTTTTTTGAACAATGACCTGTTGAAAAAAGTTTGGTCACACTGATAGCATTTCACGTGTTGGTTGTCAGTGTGACACGTCGCATCACCTTCAGGGTGctcttcatcatcatcgtcgtcgtgaGGAGAGTGTGACGTTACGTCATCACTCTCTGACAGAGGAGCCAAGAGGCTGTCCACTTGGTCTCGCTCACACTCGTCTTGGAAATCCTTTTCACTCTTGACAATGACACAAGTGAATGGCAGCTCGCTGACGtcagcctcctcctcttcctctttgatgtgggCACGCTCTGGCTCCTGCTGCTCCTCCCTGGAGCTCCACTCCTGCTTCTCGCAATCAAGACCTTCTTCGCTGAGCTCTGCAGGCCGCAAGAAGACAAACAGGGCAAGGCCAATTCGGTCAGGCGTATTAAATCATGGCATAAAACTTGACGGAGAGAAAAGAGCTTCCGACGTCATGTGCACAGCTACAGAGAAATCTTTTGAGCCTGGACTTGAAACACTGTCATAGTGGAAGCCCTTTTCTTCTTATCTCTCCGAGTTGATCAGCATAAAACAGAAACGCAGCCTCACCGGGTTTAGTTGGGACTCTGGGAACCAGCAGGAGAACGCTCACCGAGGTTGTCAGAGCTCTGACAGGGTAACGTGTCAGAGATGTACTTTGGCGCGAGACCGTGACGATACCTGTACGCAGGCAGAGCTCTTTTGTGGTCTGTTCTCTGAGTGACAGGAAAGCAGCGCAAAGACCCGAGGACTGGGCCACGATCGGCAGGAACGACAGCAGCATTTCGAATGTACTGAAAAAAAACGGCTTAAAGCTCGCAACTTGTTACAGGAGTCCAACCCCTGGAGAGGTGCTTTCATGAAGTAGCTTGTCTTGGTCAAGTCTCGTGTTGAGACTTGGATTTTGTGCGGAACATTTGATACCTTTCACGTTTTATATAGTTTGCGATCCGACAATCACATTTACGTTTGCTCCTTCTGAATGAATTTCAGCAGCTCAGTAAGTGAAAGTGCAAAACCTGACGTTTTCGGCatgccaaaaagaaaaacccacaaagatTCTGCCGGATATTCAAGGACCCACCATCAGATCCACATAGTAGAGATTGTGTGGCGTTTTATTACACGTGAATAATGTTAGTCATTCAATAAAATATCACTGATTCTTATCAAAACCACAAGACGGGAACTCAAAGGGTGAAAATGACGAACCTGTTCTGCGTAAGACACCTGCAGGCTTCTTGAAAAGATGCCGTCGCTCTTTCTCCTCGTTCGACCAACAAATTTCCTCCTCGAACTCTTCTTTCACGCTTTTCGCACACATTTTTACAGGATAACCACAACGTTTGCACGCACTCTCGATGGCGGTTTCGGGCTATGTAATAAGATGGGCGTCTCGTGGTTCGCAGCTAGCAAGCCAAGCCAAACGCAACTAAACTAAGCTAGCTCAAAAGCTTTAACGTCCCCAGACACGAAATCTAATAGTTGTTGACGTCGTGATCGGACGGACTGTGTGGCGCTTTCAGTACACGTAGAACCAATTTGTCAAGATACGTTTTGTGACGCGCGTTTGCTCAGGTTACACGTTCGCGTCACAACAACGGCAGCTCTACTTGGACAAACTACATGCTACAAACCAGGTGAGCGAGCATCCTTTCCCAGCGGAATTCATAAgacatatatttatttgaagtcattttcacatttctttgGGAAAGTCCGGTGTAAAatggggctaaaaaaaaaaacacatctattTGATGACAAGATTGTCGCGTTTCTTCTGAAGGATGTTAACTGTGTCGCATAG
The DNA window shown above is from Syngnathoides biaculeatus isolate LvHL_M chromosome 3, ASM1980259v1, whole genome shotgun sequence and carries:
- the LOC133497629 gene encoding gastrula zinc finger protein 5-1-like, with product MCKVEMLRALLNARLSAALDEIFALFERTLAEYEDELCRTKDENERQRRLLDAVFVSQDEAHGPDIHEEYLYSEHPTPELPHIKEEEEPETFHVKEEEEEADIVTFQCTGAPSESQAEDKGQCEEYRGMAPPSSSSSSSNNSSSQDMTAEGHGDQRGGPRADGLLAPLSDSDDVRSHSADTDGERSKDEMRRHTYNKRVKCSQCDNTFFNKSSLKRHMTTHTGVKPFACSVCGKRFRIKGDLKIHTRIHTGEKPFACSFCDKEFTQKGHLRSHMRTHTGEKPFACSFCNLSFSQRSSLVPHMRTHTGEKPYSCSTCGKSFSLHVNLVRHRSTHADEKAFSCRACDEQFSTVSELDKHTC
- the LOC133497626 gene encoding zinc finger protein 771-like isoform X1, translated to MCAKSVKEEFEEEICWSNEEKERRHLFKKPAGVLRRTGIVTVSRQSTSLTRYPVRALTTSVSVLLLVPRVPTKPELSEEGLDCEKQEWSSREEQQEPERAHIKEEEEEADVSELPFTCVIVKSEKDFQDECERDQVDSLLAPLSESDDVTSHSPHDDDDDEEHPEGDATCHTDNQHVKCYQCDQTFFNRSLFKKHALSDSDCGKRFAEKAEGKTFACSVCSLSFRRRCNLITHTRTHTGEKPFACLVCAKRFARKGPLNVHVRTHTGEKPFACSLCSKRFARKAHLNIHTKTHTGEKPFACSVCNVSFSERSGLALHMRTHTGEKPYSCSVCGRRFAQSRNLTTHRRMHTGEKPFSCTVCDGQFSYKYQMVKHKCAGEKSSGQ
- the LOC133497626 gene encoding gastrula zinc finger protein XlCGF17.1-like isoform X2 → MCAKSVKEEFEEEICWSNEEKERRHLFKKPAGVLRRTELSEEGLDCEKQEWSSREEQQEPERAHIKEEEEEADVSELPFTCVIVKSEKDFQDECERDQVDSLLAPLSESDDVTSHSPHDDDDDEEHPEGDATCHTDNQHVKCYQCDQTFFNRSLFKKHALSDSDCGKRFAEKAEGKTFACSVCSLSFRRRCNLITHTRTHTGEKPFACLVCAKRFARKGPLNVHVRTHTGEKPFACSLCSKRFARKAHLNIHTKTHTGEKPFACSVCNVSFSERSGLALHMRTHTGEKPYSCSVCGRRFAQSRNLTTHRRMHTGEKPFSCTVCDGQFSYKYQMVKHKCAGEKSSGQ